A part of Anaeromyxobacter diazotrophicus genomic DNA contains:
- a CDS encoding NuoI/complex I 23 kDa subunit family protein → MPKETVEQYIGNVTDTVSSFWHGLSITLSYLLRRPITTQYPDRTELPVRDTLPPRYRGFLEVDASICTGCQACERACPIGCIQINLEKDAANPKLRVVTQFDIDEAKCMFCGLCVEPCPTGAIQHTREFEASQRSVRNLTFRWADPENPFPVYKVVKGAEYFPRAPLGSILRARLEAKRWDAPGPEFLPPDPNAAAPKKAGPGAKAAAAKPAPAKVAEAKPAEAVQAAAQTAAPAEATAAPVAPAAPAAAQPDGGAAAAPTPPNPGDGQPA, encoded by the coding sequence ATGCCCAAGGAAACCGTCGAGCAGTACATCGGGAACGTGACCGACACCGTGTCGTCGTTCTGGCACGGTCTCTCGATCACGCTCTCGTACCTGCTGCGCCGCCCGATCACGACGCAGTATCCCGATCGGACCGAGCTTCCGGTACGCGACACGTTGCCGCCGCGCTACCGCGGCTTCCTCGAGGTCGATGCGTCGATCTGCACGGGCTGCCAGGCCTGCGAGCGCGCCTGCCCCATCGGCTGCATCCAGATCAACCTCGAGAAGGACGCGGCGAACCCCAAGCTGCGCGTCGTCACGCAGTTCGACATCGACGAGGCGAAGTGCATGTTCTGCGGGCTGTGCGTGGAGCCCTGCCCCACCGGCGCCATCCAGCACACCCGCGAGTTCGAGGCCTCGCAGCGCTCGGTGCGGAACCTCACCTTCCGCTGGGCCGACCCCGAGAACCCGTTCCCGGTCTACAAGGTGGTGAAGGGCGCCGAGTACTTCCCGCGCGCGCCGCTCGGCTCGATCCTGCGCGCGCGCCTCGAGGCGAAGCGCTGGGACGCCCCGGGCCCCGAGTTCCTGCCCCCCGACCCGAACGCCGCCGCCCCGAAGAAGGCCGGCCCCGGCGCCAAGGCCGCGGCCGCGAAGCCCGCGCCGGCCAAGGTGGCCGAGGCGAAGCCGGCCGAGGCGGTGCAGGCGGCCGCGCAGACCGCCGCGCCCGCCGAGGCGACCGCCGCCCCCGTCGCGCCGGCCGCCCCGGCGGCCGCCCAGCCCGACGGCGGCGCCGCCGCGGCCCCCACCCCCCCGAACCCCGGCGACGGCCAGCCGGCCTAG
- a CDS encoding complex I subunit 1/NuoH family protein, which yields MPVNYPPAPKHTPRWMIAVTLAAMVGIPALILGAVLVATPLLQPGVLDAALGFGPETSPWTRDLVYVAAVLGLGFLMVNFGAIFSGAISWYERRVAGRIQSRIGPNRAGFLGFFVWIADAVKMILKEDLVPAEADALLFRAAPYFVLVGFACTFVVLPFGHSLAVTDLDVGIFYVTSVTALTVVGILISGWSSNSKWALFGGMRSAAQVISYEIPAGLAIFVPVAMAGTLSMQGLIRAQGGFPWEWFAFRNPAALVALFILFTSQLAEANRTPFDLPEAESELVAGYLSEYSGFRFAIFFLCEWGNIWVLSAIAVTLFLGGWQIPGVTAEQIDAVRGAATVPALAWWGWNALSLVVFTAKTLVLCNVVVWLRWTLPRIRVDQMMGLCWKYLVPIAFGCLVFTLFWQVGVGARPQLEAITGGVLFAGAVVLALLFGRRVRLNIQAVQGDKFDLSNW from the coding sequence ATGCCCGTCAACTATCCCCCCGCTCCGAAGCACACCCCGCGCTGGATGATCGCCGTCACCCTGGCGGCGATGGTCGGCATCCCCGCCCTGATCCTGGGCGCCGTCCTCGTCGCCACGCCGCTCCTGCAGCCGGGCGTCCTCGACGCCGCGCTCGGCTTCGGGCCGGAGACCTCGCCCTGGACGCGCGACCTCGTCTACGTGGCCGCGGTCCTCGGGCTCGGCTTCCTGATGGTGAACTTCGGCGCCATCTTCTCCGGCGCCATCTCCTGGTACGAGCGCCGCGTCGCCGGCCGCATCCAGAGCCGCATCGGCCCGAACCGCGCCGGCTTCCTCGGCTTCTTCGTCTGGATCGCCGACGCGGTGAAGATGATCCTGAAGGAGGACCTCGTCCCGGCCGAGGCCGACGCGCTGCTCTTCCGCGCCGCGCCCTACTTCGTGCTGGTCGGGTTCGCCTGCACCTTCGTGGTGCTGCCCTTCGGCCACTCGCTGGCGGTGACCGACCTCGACGTCGGCATCTTCTACGTGACGAGCGTGACCGCCCTCACGGTGGTGGGCATCCTCATCTCCGGCTGGTCCTCCAACTCGAAGTGGGCGCTCTTCGGCGGCATGCGCTCCGCGGCCCAGGTCATCTCGTACGAGATCCCGGCCGGCCTCGCCATCTTCGTCCCGGTGGCGATGGCGGGCACGCTGTCGATGCAGGGGCTCATCCGCGCCCAGGGCGGCTTCCCCTGGGAGTGGTTCGCCTTCCGCAACCCGGCCGCGCTGGTGGCCCTCTTCATCCTGTTCACGAGCCAGCTGGCCGAGGCGAACCGCACCCCGTTCGACCTGCCCGAGGCCGAGTCCGAGCTCGTCGCCGGCTACCTCTCCGAGTACTCCGGCTTCCGCTTCGCGATCTTCTTCCTCTGCGAGTGGGGGAACATCTGGGTGCTGTCGGCCATCGCGGTGACGCTCTTCCTCGGCGGCTGGCAGATCCCGGGCGTCACGGCGGAGCAGATCGACGCCGTCCGCGGCGCCGCGACCGTCCCCGCCCTCGCCTGGTGGGGCTGGAACGCGCTCTCGCTGGTCGTGTTCACCGCCAAGACGCTCGTCCTCTGCAACGTGGTGGTGTGGCTGCGCTGGACGCTCCCCCGCATCCGCGTCGACCAGATGATGGGCCTGTGCTGGAAGTACCTCGTCCCGATCGCCTTCGGCTGCCTCGTCTTCACGCTCTTCTGGCAGGTGGGCGTCGGCGCCCGCCCGCAGCTCGAGGCGATCACCGGCGGCGTGCTGTTCGCCGGCGCGGTCGTCCTGGCGCTCCTGTTCGGCCGGCGCGTGCGCCTCAACATCCAGGCCGTGCAGGGCGACAAGTTCGACCTCTCCAACTGGTGA
- a CDS encoding NADH-quinone oxidoreductase subunit D — protein MEKLILRRVDHAGEEMLLNFGPQHPSTHGVINFLVDTDGEVMKKAIPDIGYLHRALEKIGESTGYPGFMPYTDRIDYVAAMFANEGYAIAVERLLKVEVPPRAQWLRAIACELCRIASHLVSTGTMASDIGATTPLVHALRERETVNDLIEALCGARLTYNYLRIGGVAFDLPEGWRDRVLKFLDHFDTMLVEWDRLITFNTIYIRRLANVAVIGKEQAIDYGLVGPNLRGSGMDWDVRRDVPYGAYPNFKFEVPIGRGKYGTVGDAFDRYYVRVLEMMESSKIVRQALESLPEGEIVAKVPRKVKPEAGEAFSRVESARGEMAYYVVSDGTEKAYRVRARTGSFTAMGIIEDISPGLMVADLVALIASIDVVAPEIDR, from the coding sequence ATGGAGAAGCTCATCCTGAGGCGGGTCGACCACGCGGGCGAGGAGATGCTCCTCAACTTCGGCCCGCAGCACCCCTCGACCCACGGCGTCATCAACTTCCTCGTCGACACCGACGGCGAGGTGATGAAGAAGGCCATCCCGGACATCGGCTACCTGCACCGGGCGCTGGAGAAGATCGGCGAGTCGACCGGGTACCCCGGCTTCATGCCGTACACCGACCGCATCGACTACGTCGCGGCGATGTTCGCCAACGAGGGGTACGCGATCGCGGTCGAGCGGCTGCTCAAGGTCGAGGTGCCGCCCCGCGCCCAGTGGCTGCGCGCCATCGCCTGCGAGCTGTGCCGCATCGCGAGCCACCTCGTCTCGACCGGCACCATGGCGAGCGACATCGGCGCCACCACGCCGCTCGTCCACGCCCTGCGCGAGCGCGAGACGGTGAACGACCTCATCGAGGCGCTCTGCGGCGCGCGGCTCACCTACAACTACCTCCGCATCGGCGGCGTCGCCTTCGACCTGCCCGAGGGCTGGCGCGACCGCGTCCTGAAGTTCCTCGACCACTTCGACACGATGCTGGTCGAGTGGGACCGCCTCATCACCTTCAACACCATCTACATCCGGCGCCTCGCCAACGTGGCCGTCATCGGGAAGGAGCAGGCCATCGACTACGGCCTGGTCGGCCCGAACCTGCGCGGCTCCGGGATGGACTGGGACGTGCGGCGCGACGTGCCCTACGGCGCGTACCCGAACTTCAAGTTCGAGGTGCCCATCGGCCGCGGCAAGTACGGCACGGTCGGCGACGCCTTCGACCGCTACTACGTGCGCGTCCTCGAGATGATGGAGTCCTCGAAGATCGTCCGGCAGGCGCTCGAGTCGCTGCCGGAGGGCGAGATCGTCGCCAAGGTCCCGCGCAAGGTGAAGCCGGAGGCGGGCGAGGCGTTCAGCCGCGTCGAGTCCGCCCGCGGCGAGATGGCCTACTACGTCGTCTCCGACGGCACCGAGAAGGCGTACCGGGTGCGGGCGCGCACCGGGAGCTTCACCGCGATGGGCATCATCGAGGACATCTCGCCCGGCCTGATGGTGGCGGACCTGGTCGCCCTCATCGCGTCGATTGACGTCGTCGCTCCCGAGATCGACCGCTAG
- a CDS encoding NADH-quinone oxidoreductase subunit C — MTVNEIHERLQAQFGEAVGPLSEPKLDAFAVVKAQKIVEVARFLKETPGLELDHCNDLTALDWPARNVIEVVYHLFSYGHRHGIVLKVEADRANPVVPSVEGVWKAANWMERECYDMFGVTFTGHPDLRRLLLPDDWQGFPLRKDYQEAGGYHGIPNTRENPLVELRRLDEKRRAERPAPPPPPAASTPPAAPAEPAKA; from the coding sequence ATGACGGTCAATGAGATCCACGAGCGGCTGCAAGCCCAGTTCGGCGAGGCGGTGGGCCCGCTCTCCGAGCCGAAGCTCGACGCGTTCGCGGTGGTGAAGGCCCAGAAGATCGTCGAGGTGGCGCGCTTCCTCAAGGAGACGCCCGGCCTCGAGCTCGATCACTGCAACGACCTCACCGCGCTCGACTGGCCGGCGCGGAACGTGATCGAGGTCGTGTACCACCTGTTCTCGTACGGCCACCGGCACGGGATCGTGCTGAAGGTCGAGGCGGATCGCGCCAACCCGGTGGTGCCCTCGGTCGAGGGCGTCTGGAAGGCCGCCAACTGGATGGAGCGGGAGTGCTACGACATGTTCGGCGTGACCTTCACCGGTCACCCGGATCTGCGCCGCCTCCTCCTCCCAGACGACTGGCAGGGCTTCCCGCTCCGCAAGGACTACCAGGAGGCGGGCGGCTACCACGGCATCCCGAACACGCGCGAGAACCCGCTCGTGGAGCTGCGCCGGCTGGACGAGAAGCGGCGCGCCGAGCGCCCGGCGCCGCCTCCCCCGCCCGCCGCCTCCACCCCACCTGCCGCGCCGGCCGAGCCGGCGAAGGCCTAG
- the nuoB gene encoding NADH-quinone oxidoreductase subunit NuoB: MASSNLVDAGIGGDVLLSHTSQLDDLINLARTNSLHYLLFGLACCGIELMQTGGPRADLDRFGAVFRASPRQSDFMIVAGTLTYKMAERCKLLYDQMAEPKYVISMGSCANCGGLFQASYSVCKGVDKVIPVDVYVPGCPPRPEALTEGFLRLQELVKRERWKDKTRRAAPSPSNVVRVA; encoded by the coding sequence ATGGCTTCGAGCAACCTGGTGGACGCCGGCATCGGCGGCGACGTCCTGCTGAGCCACACGAGCCAGCTCGACGACCTGATCAACCTGGCGCGCACCAACTCGCTGCACTACCTGCTCTTCGGGCTCGCCTGCTGCGGCATCGAGCTCATGCAGACCGGCGGCCCGCGCGCCGACCTCGACCGCTTCGGCGCCGTCTTCCGCGCCAGCCCGCGCCAGTCCGACTTCATGATCGTGGCCGGCACGCTCACCTACAAGATGGCCGAGCGCTGCAAGCTGCTCTACGACCAGATGGCCGAGCCCAAGTACGTCATCTCCATGGGCTCCTGCGCCAACTGCGGCGGGCTCTTCCAGGCCTCGTACTCCGTGTGCAAGGGGGTCGACAAGGTCATCCCGGTGGACGTCTACGTCCCGGGCTGCCCCCCGCGCCCCGAGGCGCTCACCGAGGGTTTCCTCAGGTTGCAGGAGCTGGTGAAGCGCGAGCGGTGGAAGGACAAGACCCGCCGGGCGGCGCCGAGCCCCTCGAACGTCGTTCGCGTCGCCTAG
- a CDS encoding NADH-quinone oxidoreductase subunit A: MGYGFGAVFAFAVVAIGFAAIALTAGRFLRPNFPEAAKASIYECGEKPIGTAWMNFNPRFYLVALVFVIFEVDIALTFPVVAVFKEWVAFSPRTGLIALAELLLFTGILVVGLAWVWVHGDLEWVKKLAELDERPAQRPAARKAA; the protein is encoded by the coding sequence ATGGGCTATGGATTCGGCGCGGTCTTCGCCTTCGCTGTGGTGGCCATCGGCTTCGCGGCGATCGCCCTGACGGCCGGGCGCTTCCTGCGGCCGAACTTCCCCGAGGCGGCGAAGGCCAGCATCTACGAGTGCGGCGAGAAGCCCATCGGCACCGCGTGGATGAATTTCAATCCGCGGTTCTATCTCGTCGCCCTCGTCTTCGTGATCTTCGAGGTCGACATTGCCCTCACCTTTCCGGTGGTGGCCGTCTTCAAGGAGTGGGTGGCGTTCAGCCCCCGCACCGGCCTCATCGCGCTCGCCGAGCTGCTCCTCTTCACCGGCATCCTGGTCGTCGGGCTGGCCTGGGTCTGGGTGCACGGCGATCTGGAGTGGGTGAAGAAGCTGGCGGAGCTGGACGAGCGCCCGGCGCAGCGGCCGGCCGCGCGGAAGGCTGCCTGA
- a CDS encoding NADH-quinone oxidoreductase subunit A, protein MTPLQTYFPLAVAFFMAGLLAVVLVGAATLLGPRHPSAVKSSVFECGSDPVGSARERFGVKFYMVALLFIVFDVEAVFVYPWAVLLKELAWPGYVAMAFFAFTLVIGLAYVWKKGALDMESD, encoded by the coding sequence ATGACCCCCCTTCAAACTTATTTTCCACTCGCAGTCGCCTTCTTCATGGCCGGGCTCCTGGCGGTGGTCCTCGTCGGCGCGGCCACGCTCCTCGGCCCGCGGCACCCCAGCGCGGTGAAGTCGAGCGTCTTCGAGTGCGGCTCCGATCCCGTCGGCAGCGCGCGCGAGCGGTTTGGCGTGAAGTTCTACATGGTCGCCTTACTGTTCATCGTGTTCGACGTCGAGGCGGTCTTCGTCTATCCCTGGGCGGTCCTGCTCAAGGAGCTCGCCTGGCCGGGCTACGTCGCGATGGCGTTCTTCGCCTTCACGCTCGTCATCGGCCTGGCCTACGTGTGGAAGAAGGGCGCGCTCGACATGGAGAGCGACTAG
- a CDS encoding NADH-quinone oxidoreductase subunit B, whose product MASDLDTTPVIATRREEATGFFQRMVSKGLGWARKNSLWQYPYVTACCGMEYMSVSSARYDIARFGAEVPRFSPRQADLLLVVGTINCKQAPILKRVYEQMSEPKWVIAFGVCASSGGFYDNYATMQGIDRVIPVDVYIPGCPPRPEQVLDGLMLLQRKIQDQQHKLIDRAQVPTLAQGGGERR is encoded by the coding sequence GTGGCTTCCGATCTCGACACGACCCCGGTCATCGCCACCCGCCGCGAGGAGGCGACCGGCTTCTTCCAGCGCATGGTCTCGAAGGGCCTCGGCTGGGCGCGGAAGAACTCCCTCTGGCAGTACCCGTACGTCACGGCCTGCTGCGGGATGGAGTACATGAGCGTCTCGTCGGCGCGCTACGACATCGCGCGCTTCGGCGCCGAGGTGCCGCGCTTCTCGCCGCGCCAGGCGGACCTGCTGCTGGTGGTGGGCACCATCAACTGCAAGCAGGCGCCCATCCTGAAGCGCGTCTACGAGCAGATGAGCGAGCCGAAGTGGGTCATCGCCTTCGGCGTCTGCGCCAGCTCCGGCGGCTTCTACGACAACTACGCCACGATGCAGGGCATCGACCGGGTCATCCCGGTGGACGTCTACATCCCGGGCTGCCCGCCGCGGCCGGAGCAGGTGCTCGACGGCCTGATGCTCCTGCAGCGCAAGATCCAGGACCAGCAGCACAAGCTCATCGACCGCGCCCAGGTGCCGACGCTCGCCCAGGGTGGCGGGGAGCGGAGGTAG
- a CDS encoding NADH-quinone oxidoreductase subunit C: MAKAVLEALAARFPGDVYEPYEGVGGDDCIFVRKSEIASVCRFLKTEPALAFNMAPYITAVDYLGVEPRFEVVYNLLSTVHNHRLRLRVKVPEGDLELPSVTSVWRGADWFERYCFDMYGLKFRGHPDLRRLLMYDEFVGHPLRKDYPLRGRQPLVKEREIGDIFRGPGPAGRDG; encoded by the coding sequence ATGGCGAAGGCGGTGCTGGAGGCGCTGGCCGCGCGCTTCCCCGGCGACGTGTACGAGCCGTACGAGGGCGTGGGCGGCGACGACTGCATCTTCGTGCGCAAGAGCGAGATCGCGTCGGTGTGCCGGTTCCTCAAGACCGAGCCCGCGCTCGCCTTCAACATGGCGCCGTACATCACGGCGGTGGACTACCTCGGCGTCGAGCCGCGGTTCGAGGTGGTCTACAACCTGCTCTCGACCGTGCACAACCACCGGCTTCGCCTCAGGGTGAAGGTGCCCGAGGGCGACCTCGAGCTGCCGAGCGTGACCTCGGTGTGGCGCGGCGCCGACTGGTTCGAGCGCTACTGCTTCGACATGTACGGCCTCAAGTTCCGCGGCCACCCGGACCTGCGCCGGCTCCTCATGTACGACGAGTTCGTGGGGCACCCGCTGCGCAAGGACTATCCGCTCCGCGGGCGGCAGCCGCTCGTGAAGGAGCGCGAGATCGGCGACATCTTCCGCGGGCCGGGGCCCGCCGGGCGTGACGGTTAG
- a CDS encoding NADH-quinone oxidoreductase subunit D, whose protein sequence is MATDSHGMGGRDPQATPGSFGAGEPARPFEGQHHARGYEGALDAPLKGRQMVVNLGPSHPAMHGVTRAVVALEGETIVEMKLDIGFLHRGFEKSCENVTWGQCFPYTDRLNYVSSILNNVGFALVVEKLCKMEVPLRARYLRVLTGELHRICDHLTLVAAMGLELGAMTVFLYGIEARDLIWDRLTEICGARLTSNYVRVGGVSRDCPDDWPAKVEQTLARVAELRETIDKLLTRNRIFMDRTRGTGVISREDALDFGFTGPCLRASGEPYDIRKAAPYLVYDQLDFDVPVGKNGDNFDRYLMRMEEMRQSDRIVRQCLRQMEPGDIVVQDFRYVLPPKPQVYGTIEGLMAHFKLVMEGIKVPAGEAYSYTEAANGELGFYAVSDGGGRAYKLGLRAPGWPMVAALPHMTKGALLADLVPTYDSINMIGGEVEQ, encoded by the coding sequence ATGGCCACCGATTCCCACGGGATGGGCGGACGCGATCCGCAGGCGACGCCGGGCAGCTTCGGCGCGGGCGAGCCCGCGCGGCCGTTCGAGGGGCAGCACCACGCGCGGGGCTACGAGGGGGCGCTCGACGCGCCGCTCAAGGGCCGGCAGATGGTGGTGAACCTCGGCCCGAGCCACCCCGCCATGCACGGCGTCACCCGCGCCGTGGTCGCGCTCGAGGGCGAGACGATCGTCGAGATGAAGCTCGACATCGGCTTCCTCCACCGCGGCTTCGAGAAGAGCTGCGAGAACGTCACCTGGGGCCAGTGCTTCCCGTACACGGACCGGCTCAACTACGTGAGCTCGATCCTGAACAACGTCGGGTTCGCGCTGGTGGTCGAGAAGCTGTGCAAGATGGAGGTGCCGCTGCGCGCCCGCTACCTGCGCGTGCTCACCGGCGAGCTGCACCGCATCTGCGACCACCTCACCCTGGTGGCCGCCATGGGCCTCGAGCTCGGCGCGATGACGGTGTTCCTCTACGGCATCGAGGCGCGCGACCTCATCTGGGACCGCCTCACCGAGATCTGCGGCGCGCGGCTCACCTCGAACTACGTGCGCGTGGGCGGCGTCTCGCGCGATTGCCCGGACGATTGGCCGGCCAAGGTCGAGCAGACGCTCGCCCGCGTGGCGGAGCTGCGCGAGACCATCGACAAGCTCCTCACCCGCAACCGCATCTTCATGGACCGCACCCGCGGCACCGGCGTCATCTCGCGCGAGGACGCGCTCGACTTCGGCTTCACCGGGCCCTGCCTGCGGGCGTCGGGCGAGCCGTACGACATCCGCAAGGCGGCCCCGTACCTCGTCTACGACCAGCTCGACTTCGACGTCCCGGTGGGGAAGAACGGCGACAACTTCGACCGGTACCTCATGCGCATGGAGGAGATGCGGCAGTCCGACCGCATCGTCCGCCAGTGCCTGCGGCAGATGGAGCCGGGAGACATCGTCGTCCAGGACTTCCGGTACGTGCTGCCGCCCAAGCCCCAGGTGTACGGCACCATCGAGGGGCTCATGGCGCACTTCAAGCTCGTCATGGAGGGGATCAAGGTCCCGGCGGGCGAGGCGTACAGCTACACCGAGGCGGCCAACGGCGAGCTCGGCTTCTACGCCGTCTCCGACGGCGGCGGCCGCGCCTACAAGCTCGGGCTGCGGGCGCCGGGCTGGCCCATGGTGGCGGCCCTCCCGCACATGACCAAGGGCGCGCTGCTCGCCGACCTCGTCCCGACGTACGACAGCATCAACATGATCGGCGGCGAGGTCGAGCAGTAG
- a CDS encoding 2Fe-2S iron-sulfur cluster-binding protein has translation MADETKPPAPATAAPKPPPGPPAPPPPKNPGFVTCTIDGREVVVKPGTNVVEAAKSVGVEIPYYCYHKRLSIAANCRMCLVEMSNAPGGKLMPGCQMPVAEGITVKTETARVKDQQRATLEFLLLNHPVDCAICDQAGECKLQDYYMKYDQKPSRLDMPKVEKGKRVPLGPMVVLDQERCILCTRCVRFMREVAKKPQLGVDERGNESFITTFDGQPLDSKYSGNVVDICPVGALTSTDLRFRGRVWFMSSARSVCTGCSRGCNTFLDYLKETTFRYRPRENEAVNQEWMCDDGRLSYKYLNSERVLTAFQGRGAAARDLPLPAAAEAAAGALRKAAAGGALAALFSPVASLEDLLVAALVAKEGLGLSEVYVGGRPDGWQDDFLKRADENPNRRGLELVAQAFGLALKPFAELGPAIEAGRVKAVWAVGTEVPDPAAAAAFARLETLVCQAYNHGPLAREATVLLPAAPHSEADGTYVNFEGRPQRFELAYWPRGGARPHWALAAELGRALGLAWRFQSARGVWDELGARVAGSLPGFEWDSLPSTQKRRGLVPLAAGTVDGRLPGYRERVPTDAVGDTRMDLLKVTR, from the coding sequence ATGGCCGACGAGACGAAGCCCCCCGCACCGGCGACCGCGGCCCCCAAGCCGCCGCCCGGCCCGCCCGCGCCCCCGCCGCCCAAGAACCCGGGCTTCGTGACCTGCACCATCGACGGTCGCGAGGTGGTGGTGAAGCCGGGGACGAACGTCGTCGAGGCCGCCAAGTCGGTCGGCGTCGAGATCCCGTACTACTGCTACCACAAGCGCCTCTCCATCGCGGCCAACTGCCGGATGTGCCTGGTGGAGATGTCGAACGCGCCCGGCGGCAAGCTCATGCCTGGCTGCCAGATGCCGGTGGCCGAGGGCATCACCGTCAAGACCGAGACCGCGCGCGTGAAGGACCAGCAGCGCGCGACGCTCGAGTTCCTGCTGCTCAACCACCCGGTCGACTGCGCCATCTGCGACCAGGCCGGCGAGTGCAAGCTGCAGGACTACTACATGAAGTACGACCAGAAGCCCTCCCGGCTCGACATGCCGAAGGTCGAGAAGGGGAAGCGGGTGCCGCTCGGCCCGATGGTCGTGCTGGACCAGGAGCGCTGCATCCTCTGCACCCGGTGCGTGCGCTTCATGCGCGAGGTGGCGAAGAAGCCGCAGCTCGGCGTGGACGAGCGCGGCAACGAGTCGTTCATCACCACCTTCGACGGGCAGCCGCTCGACTCCAAGTACTCCGGCAACGTGGTCGACATCTGCCCGGTGGGCGCGCTCACCAGCACCGACCTCCGGTTCCGCGGCCGCGTCTGGTTCATGTCCTCGGCGCGGAGCGTCTGCACCGGCTGCTCGCGCGGGTGCAACACGTTCCTCGACTACCTCAAGGAGACGACCTTCCGGTACCGCCCGCGGGAGAACGAGGCCGTCAACCAGGAGTGGATGTGCGACGACGGGCGGCTCTCCTACAAGTACCTGAACTCGGAGCGCGTGCTGACGGCGTTCCAGGGCCGCGGCGCGGCCGCGCGTGACCTCCCGCTCCCGGCGGCCGCCGAGGCCGCCGCCGGGGCCCTGCGGAAGGCCGCGGCGGGCGGGGCGCTGGCCGCGCTCTTCTCCCCGGTCGCCTCGCTCGAGGACCTGCTGGTCGCGGCGCTGGTGGCGAAGGAGGGCCTCGGGCTCTCCGAGGTGTACGTGGGCGGCCGGCCCGACGGCTGGCAGGACGACTTCCTGAAGCGCGCCGACGAGAACCCCAACCGGCGCGGGCTGGAGCTGGTGGCGCAGGCGTTCGGCCTCGCGCTCAAGCCCTTCGCCGAGCTCGGGCCGGCCATCGAGGCCGGCCGGGTGAAGGCGGTCTGGGCGGTGGGGACCGAGGTCCCGGACCCGGCCGCCGCGGCGGCCTTCGCCCGGCTCGAGACGCTGGTGTGCCAGGCGTACAACCACGGCCCGCTCGCGCGCGAGGCGACCGTGCTCCTGCCGGCGGCGCCCCACAGCGAGGCGGACGGGACGTACGTCAACTTCGAGGGGCGCCCGCAGCGGTTCGAGCTCGCCTACTGGCCGCGCGGCGGCGCGCGGCCGCACTGGGCGCTGGCGGCGGAGCTGGGCCGGGCGCTCGGGCTCGCCTGGCGGTTCCAGAGCGCGCGCGGGGTGTGGGACGAGCTCGGCGCGCGCGTCGCCGGGTCGCTCCCCGGCTTCGAGTGGGACAGCCTGCCCTCCACCCAGAAGCGGCGCGGCCTGGTGCCGCTGGCGGCGGGCACGGTCGACGGTCGGCTCCCGGGGTACCGCGAGCGCGTCCCCACCGACGCGGTGGGCGACACGCGCATGGACCTGCTCAAGGTCACGAGATAG